A stretch of DNA from Henriciella sp. AS95:
ATTTTGCGATCCAGCTCTTCTTTGGGCGGCTTGGGTCGACCAAAGAGCGTCATGAGCAGACGGTACCGATCATGAACTTCTTCAAGACCTCCGACGACCACTGGCTCTGCATCGTCGCGCGCCAAGGCGAGTCGGATTGGGCGCCGATCTGCAAGGTCATCGGCCGGGAAGACCTGATCGATGACGAACGATTCAACAATGCTAAAGGCCGCCGCGCCAATAGTCGTGAATGCGTGGACGTCCTCGATGCTGGCTTCGGTGCGCTCACAAAGCAGGAAGCTGGCGAGCGGCTGGACAAACATGCCGTCGCATGGTCGCCGGTACAGACCATGGCGGAGGCCGCTAAGGACCCGCAGGTCCTTGCAGCAGGCGGCGTCGTGCAAGTGCCATCATCCGCCGGTGACGGATCAACCTTTTCGTCACCCGCCTCGCCTGTCCGGTTTCCCGGCGCGAATGATGGCCCCAAGGGCCCGTCACCACAGTTCGGGGAGCATTCCCGTACAATTCTGGAATCGCTCGGCAAAAGCGAAGAGAAGATCAGTCAATTGATCTCATCAGGCGTGGTATCTTCGGGCAGCTGATCGGTCGGCAGCTCAGGCTCGACAGGCGTTAGAAGCGAGAAATATCGACGAACTTCTTCGGACTTTGCATCGCGCAGCGCCACGCACAACTGGATGCTTTCCTGCGCTTCAGCAAGCGCTCGCTCATGCCCCGGCGCCAAATCGCCATATCGCTCGAACAGCCGACTGAGCTGACCCGATGCTTCTGCGCTACAGAGGTCTGACGCCAGTCTGGGTGTCGCCCGAGGCCTTTGGCCTGGAATGACCCTTACAAAGGTGGGAAAGTTGTTACGCAGCCATATCCATGTCTCAGCGCGGGTTTCAGCACGCCCCATTTGTCCGGATACGATCGTGTAGGCCTCACGCGTTCCCAGCGCTCCTGAAACGGCCAGTTCCAGAATTTCGCCGTTGAGCGTGGGATCGGTGTTCTGCCCGATGGCGTAGGCGCCAGCCCGTTCAAACATCGGATCATCGATCTCGTCCAGCGCAGACAGAAGCGCTTCATATACTGGTCGCCCACCATCCTGAACCGCGATCGCGAGGGCTGTCGAGAAATCATCACTCGTCAGCGTTCGTGTCTCGTCTTCGACGTGCATACCAATATAGGAGCGTGCTGCCCCGGAGAATCCAGCCCTCAATTCCGCATCGTTTCCGTACCTTGCGACGAAGGATTCCAGTTTCGACGCCAGGATCCGGCCGTTCTCGTCGCTGGCTTGCGCCAACAATTCGATCTGAGGCTTGAACAGGCGTTGTATTTCCGCCTCATAGCTTGCGCGCGCATCACTGTTCTTTGGCAGGAATTGAAGCAACGTCGCATATGCTGATATGGCTTCGGCAACCACCTGGCGCTCGGACCGCAGAGCAGCTGCGTTGACGACGGCCATAACCGATACGAGTGACGCATCACCCGCCCTGAACGCGCCCATCGCACTGTCCACAGCAACCAGCGCCTCTGCGCCGCTCAACTCAGAGAAGTTGACCGCCAGCGTTGCCCATTGCGGCGCTTCCAGATTGAATCGCCAATAGCCTGTCCCGCCCGCGTTCGGGAGTATCCAGTCCGGACACGGCGCGCCCGCGTCCAGGGAAATGGTCGCTGTTTCCCGATCGATCATCGCGCACTGACGGGACCGTTCGGCACCCGCACCGGTGACGACACAAAACGGAATTGTCCATCGGCGTTCCTCCTCGATGGGACTGCCGAGAGGCTTGTAGCGGCTTTGACGAACAGTAATGGTCGGCGCTTCATCTTCCAGACACTGAAGCTGCGCATCTATTCGAGGCAATCCTGATTGTTCGACGAAGCTCCGGAAGGCTTTTGTGAGATCTGGTTCATCGGTTTCCTGGCCGATAACTTCGAAAAACTCCGGGCTGTCGGCGATACCATCCTCAAACCGTTCGATATATCGGCCAAGCGCCGGTCGGAATATGTCTGCGCCAAAATAGCCGTCGACCATTGCAATGACGGCTAGCCCCTTGTCATAGGTAATCGAGTCGTAGGCGTTCCGGATATTCTCATTCAACGTGATGGGTTCACGCACCGCACGCGCACTTTGCAGGCTGTCGAGTGACATCGCGCTGACGCTCTCTGAAATCGCATCGAGCTCAAACCCGCCATCAGGCTCCAGATCCGACAGCACGATACCGGTGGCCCAGCTTGCGAAGGCTTCCTTTAGCCAGAGGTCATCCCACCAGGGCGGGGTCACAAGATCCCCAAACCACATATGCGCGAGTTCGTGACTATGAATATTCAACAGCGAGCGGCGTGCGGCCGGTCCGCTGGACGGGCCATACAGGATGCGGCTTTCGCGATAGGTGATCGCCGCAGCCAGTTCCGTGGCACCACTCGGCCATTGCGGCGCAGCGATGATATCGAGCTTCTCATAAGGATACGGAATCCCGAGCGCATTCTCGAAAAAATCGATCATCGCCCCGGTGGTCGACAGCGCATAAGCGATCTCTTCTCCCTTTCCGCGGCGTGTGTAACCGGTGAGCGGAACGACGGCCCGCCGGACGGCATTCGGCGCGAGCGCTGGTGCCTCCAGCACGTCAAACGGCCCAACGGCCAGAGACAGGAGATAGGTCGGCATCGGCCGCGTGCGTTTGAATGTGACGCGCTCCAGACCGTTCTCGACCGGGTCGCGGCTCAGAATTGGAGTATTCGAGATCGCTTCGTAGCCTTCCGGCACCGTGAGGCTGATGTCGAAAGGCGCCTTGTACTTCGGTTCATCAAAACCCGGCATGAACCGCCGCGCCTGAATGCTCTCTGATTTGGCAAGCGCATAGGCATCGCCCTGCTCTTCCACACGAAAGAGTCCGGAAAGATTCTTGTCGAAGGGGGCTGTGTAGTCGACCCTGACGGTCACCGTTCCAGGGCTCACTCGACGTGGAAATCCGACCCAGGCAACGCCTGACTTCAAAACGTCCCGCCAATAGCCATCGTCTTCATCAAGCGTACGCCCGCTGAGGATTACGTCTTTGATTTCAAGGCCTTGCCCATGCAACCAAAATCCCGTCGCCGATTGGTCAAAGGCCACATCCATCGTGACAGAACCGCCAAATCTCTGTTGGCGCGGATCAAGCGTCAGGTCGACACGGTAGGCGGTAGGCCGAACGCCGTCGGGCAGCTGACCCCGCGGGGCTCTTTCGTACAATTCGGACAAGTCTGGCTGTGCAGGATGCGGCGTAGGCCCGCACGCGGCGAGAAACGCCCCGGACAGGACCATGACAAACAAGTTCCGAACGAACAAATCGCCCTCCCGCATTCGTAATTCTTACGACCAGGTTTTCCAGCCTACCAACCTATTACAGCGAGCCGTAAAGCGATTTGGCAGATTTTCGAAGCGGCAAGATGGTCCTCACTGTGATTGGTGATTATACGGGTGCCATGAGAGTCGCCACCTGGAATGTAAATTCGATCAAGGCCCGCTTGCCGACCGTTCTTGAAGTGCTGAAAGAGATCGATTGCGATGTCATCTGCCTTCAGGAGATCAAGTGCGAGACGGACGCCTTCCCATACCTCGAAATTGAGGAGCTAGGCTATAATTGCGCCGTGCATGGGCAGAAGAGTTACAATGGCGTCGCCCTGCTCTCTCGCCATCCGTTAGAGGATGTGCGCAAAGGGCTACCCGGCGACGAAAGCGATGACCAATCTCGCTACATTGAAGCGCTGGTGCTCAGCGATCAGCCGGTTCGGGTTGGCGGAATATACCTGCCAAACGGCAACCCTGCCCCCGGCGACAAATATGATTACAAGCTGGCCTGGATGGACCGGCTGGCAGACCACGCAAAAGCACTCCTCGAACAGGAAGAGGCATTTGTGCTCGGGGGCGATTACAACACGATCCCGCGCGATGTGGACTGCTGGGATATTGCTGTCTGGCGCGATGACGCCCTCGCCCTGCCGAAGACCAGGCAGGCCTTTCAGAAGCTCAAATGGCTCGGTCTGACGGAGGCCTACGACGTCGCCGACGGCCGGGCGCACGAATATTCATTCTGGGATTATCAGGGCGGGGCATGGCAGAAAGGCCACGGTATTCGCATTGATCATCTGCTGCTCTCACCCCAAGCTGCGGACCGTCTCGAAGGCGTCGAGATTTTCAAGAAGGCACGCGGGCTCGAGAAACCGTCCGATCACGTACCGGTCATTGCAACATTGAGAGACGACGAGATCTAGTTCTTGGTCGCGCAGCTGCGATTGTAGGCGGCCACGCCTTCGTTCAGACTGACAACTTTCTCCTGCAGCTCGGCTTCAAGCGCGTAGAGTTCGTCCTTTAGCGAATTGTATTTCGCTTTGGTCGCGTCTGCGGTTGCGGTATGTTCAGGCGTCCAGCCACGCGTGGCTTCGGCTTCTTCCCAGACATCTCCTGCATCTTCAACGCTGACAAGAAGTGCGTCGCGTTCCGTTTTCAGGTCAGCCGCCTCGGCCTGCTGGGCATTGAGCGACTTGCCCTGACTGTAACAACTTGCCGACGCCATAGCCGGTGTGAAAGCGGCTGAGACGATCGCGGCAATCGAAATGGCCGCACCAGAGCGCAAGGAAAGAAGGTGTTTCATGGAAAACACTCCTAACTTCAGTTTCGTGAAGCCTTGCTGAACAGATTGGCCATTTCTGGACCACATTTGGGCATCTGCAATGGACCTTACAGATCCGCGTAAACGTGACGCTCTCCGTCGAACCCTTCGTGCGTGACCGCGCCGAGATGAGCCGGCCCAACCAGTTTCGAGAATTTTGCGAGCGCCCCGGAACCATAGCGGGTCTGGCGGGGCTCCCACTTACGCTTGCGGTCGGCCATCTCCGCCGGAGAGAGGCGGACGTCGATCGTTCCTTTTTCAGCATCGATCGTGATGATATCGCCATCCTCGAGCAGGCCGATCGGCCCACCTTCCTGCGCTTCCGGGCCGACATGGCCAATGCAGAAGCCGCGTGTCGCGCCAGAGAATCGACCATCCGTGATCAGCGCGACCTTGTCGCCCATGCCCTGCCCGTAAATCGCCGCCGTGGTCGACAGCATCTCGCGCATGCCAGGGCCGCCTTTGGCCCCCTCATAACGGATCACGAGGACATCACCTTCCTCATACTCCTTGTTCTCAACGGCTTTGAAGCAGGCTTCTTCGCCATCGAAGACGCGAGCCGGTCCCTGGAACTGAAGTTTTTCAAGCCCTGCGACCTTCACGATCGCGCCGTCTGGCGCAAGTGAGCCCCAAAGGCCGACAACGCCGCCCGTTTTGGTGATGGGCTTGCTCGCCGGGTAGATGACCTTCTGCTCTGGGTTCCAGGTCACCTCTTCGAGGTTTTCGGCCCAGGTTTTGCCTGTGACCGTCATACAGTCCCCGTGAATGAGGCCTTCCTCATGCAGCGTCTTCATCAGCATCGGCACACCGCCCGCTTCGCCGAAATCCTTGGCGACATATTCGCCGCCCGGCTTCAGGGACGCAATGTATGGGGTCTTCTGGAAGATTTCGGCGACGTCCTTCAGCTCAAACTTCACGCCGCACTCATTTGCCATGGCCGGCAGATGGAGCGCCGCATTGGTCGAGCCACCTGTGGCCGCCACAACGATCGCAGCGTTCTCGAAGGCTTCTCGTGTGCAGATATCCCGCGGGCGCAGACCGCTCTCGATGAGGCGCATGACAGCCTTGCCGGACTCAACAGCATACTCGTCGCGATTGGTATACGGCGCAGGAAGAGCTGAAGACAGCGGCAGCGCAAGACCAATGGCTTCGGACACGCAAGCCATTGTATTTGCGGTGAATTGGCCGCCGCAAGCGCCGTCACCGGGACAGGCGAGCTTCTCCAGGGCGTGGAGCTTCTCCTCGGTCATCTGATTATTGCCAGCGGCGTGGGCACCGACGGCTTCGAAGACGTCAAGGACGGTGACGTCCTTGCCCTCAAACTTGCCGGGCATGATGGAGCCGCCATACAGGAAGACCGATGGCACGTTGAGGCGGAGCATCGCCATCATCATGCCGGGCAGTGACTTGTCACAGCCAGCGACGCCGACGAGCGCGTCATAGCCGTGGCCGCGCATCGTCAGTTCGACAGAATCTGCAATGACTTCACGGGAAACCAGCGATGAGCGCATGCCTTCATGGCCCATGGCGATGCCGTCCGTGACGGTAATCGTGCAAAACTCGCGCGGGGTGCCGTCCGCTTCCTTGACGCCTTCGGAAACCGCATGGGCCTGGCGCATCAGCGCGGTATTGCATGGAGCGGCTTCATTCCAGCAGGAAGCAACGCCGACAAAGGGCTTCTTGATGTCCTTGGTCGACAGGCCCATTGCGTAATAATAGCTGCGGTGCGGCGCGCGCGCCGGGCCTTCGGTCACATGACGGGATGGAAGGCGTGACTTGTCCCAGGTCTTGCTCATATCGGGGGCCTCCAGGGCGGAAATTGAACTCGCCGCCTGAATAGGACGCCAAAGCCGCTGGCGCTAGTCGTTTGGAGAAATTTCCGCCTGATCAACTGTGAAATATCCTGCCCTTCGAGCTTCATTTGACAGGCCGAAACCAGGCCGATTTTCGCACAATCGTCAGTTAAGTGGTCTATTTGAGCAAGATTATGCCCTTGTCCAACACATCAGGTACTCAAGGTCCCTGTGTTCACCGACCGGGAACCAGAATTCATCCACCTTCTCAAATCCCATGCGATGATAGAGCCTTTGAGCCCCATGGTTTTCGGAGAAGACGGAAAGGAACATCTGCGGTGCGCCTTGCGCCTTTGCCCAGACAAACGCCTCCTCAGCAAAGCGCGTCCCGAGCCCCTGCCCCTGCAAAGGCTCATCGACATAAAGGCGCTTCAGCTCAACAGCGCCCGGCGCCGGATCTTTTGCCGGCAAGCTGAGCGGCCCGCAAAGGAGGTAGGCGCCAAGGTCACCATCAGCGCTTTCGGCGACCCGGATCAGGAGATCGGCGCGACCTAGACGGGGCCTGTAGAAAGCCTCGCTGTGCGACTCTTCCAGAAAGGCGTCGAGATCCTCTCGGCGGTAGAGATGGGCGAACTTGTCACAGAATGTTTTCCGCGACAGCGCCGCGATGGCCTGCAAGTCATCCGGTGTCGCGTCGCGAACGACGAGATCGGTCGCATCGGTGTCAGGCATCGTTCAGCTTTTTTACCTCGTCGATGCTCAACCCAATGCCGGCAACACCCATAATGTCTTCCAGTTGCTCGAGACTGGTGGCACTGGCAATCGGCGCCGTTACGCTCGGACGTTCGAGCAGCCATGCAAGCGCGATCTGCGCCATCGTCGCATTATGCGCCTCGGCAACCTCTTCCATCGTGTCGAGTAGCGCCAAGTTGCGATCGGTCAGCCACTCCTTCATTCGGCCGCCGCGTGGACTTTTGTCTAGATCGGCTTCGCTGCGGTACTTACCGGTCAAGAAGCCCATGGCGAGCCCGAAATATGGAATGACGCCAATTCCGTTCTTGAGGCATAGGTTTTCAAGATCGCCGACATAATCGTCCCGGTTCATCAGATTGAGATGCGGCTGCAGGACGGTGTACGACGCTCGGCCATCTTCCTGACCCGCTTCGAGCGCTTCGGCGAGCTGTTTCGCATCATAATTCGAGGCCCCAACGAATCGCACCTTGCCCTGATC
This window harbors:
- a CDS encoding M1 family metallopeptidase, with the translated sequence MFVRNLFVMVLSGAFLAACGPTPHPAQPDLSELYERAPRGQLPDGVRPTAYRVDLTLDPRQQRFGGSVTMDVAFDQSATGFWLHGQGLEIKDVILSGRTLDEDDGYWRDVLKSGVAWVGFPRRVSPGTVTVRVDYTAPFDKNLSGLFRVEEQGDAYALAKSESIQARRFMPGFDEPKYKAPFDISLTVPEGYEAISNTPILSRDPVENGLERVTFKRTRPMPTYLLSLAVGPFDVLEAPALAPNAVRRAVVPLTGYTRRGKGEEIAYALSTTGAMIDFFENALGIPYPYEKLDIIAAPQWPSGATELAAAITYRESRILYGPSSGPAARRSLLNIHSHELAHMWFGDLVTPPWWDDLWLKEAFASWATGIVLSDLEPDGGFELDAISESVSAMSLDSLQSARAVREPITLNENIRNAYDSITYDKGLAVIAMVDGYFGADIFRPALGRYIERFEDGIADSPEFFEVIGQETDEPDLTKAFRSFVEQSGLPRIDAQLQCLEDEAPTITVRQSRYKPLGSPIEEERRWTIPFCVVTGAGAERSRQCAMIDRETATISLDAGAPCPDWILPNAGGTGYWRFNLEAPQWATLAVNFSELSGAEALVAVDSAMGAFRAGDASLVSVMAVVNAAALRSERQVVAEAISAYATLLQFLPKNSDARASYEAEIQRLFKPQIELLAQASDENGRILASKLESFVARYGNDAELRAGFSGAARSYIGMHVEDETRTLTSDDFSTALAIAVQDGGRPVYEALLSALDEIDDPMFERAGAYAIGQNTDPTLNGEILELAVSGALGTREAYTIVSGQMGRAETRAETWIWLRNNFPTFVRVIPGQRPRATPRLASDLCSAEASGQLSRLFERYGDLAPGHERALAEAQESIQLCVALRDAKSEEVRRYFSLLTPVEPELPTDQLPEDTTPDEIN
- a CDS encoding aldo/keto reductase: MDMRTLGQPDAKIAPLVLGGNVFGWTADKETSFDILNAFLDGGFNAVDTANVYSRWIPGHKGGESETVIGEWLAADKRRDELFLITKVGMDMGDGNVGLKADRIIENCEASLKRLQTDHIDLYFSHAPDEDTPIEETLKAHQKLIDQGKVRFVGASNYDAKQLAEALEAGQEDGRASYTVLQPHLNLMNRDDYVGDLENLCLKNGIGVIPYFGLAMGFLTGKYRSEADLDKSPRGGRMKEWLTDRNLALLDTMEEVAEAHNATMAQIALAWLLERPSVTAPIASATSLEQLEDIMGVAGIGLSIDEVKKLNDA
- the xth gene encoding exodeoxyribonuclease III; protein product: MRVATWNVNSIKARLPTVLEVLKEIDCDVICLQEIKCETDAFPYLEIEELGYNCAVHGQKSYNGVALLSRHPLEDVRKGLPGDESDDQSRYIEALVLSDQPVRVGGIYLPNGNPAPGDKYDYKLAWMDRLADHAKALLEQEEAFVLGGDYNTIPRDVDCWDIAVWRDDALALPKTRQAFQKLKWLGLTEAYDVADGRAHEYSFWDYQGGAWQKGHGIRIDHLLLSPQAADRLEGVEIFKKARGLEKPSDHVPVIATLRDDEI
- the ilvD gene encoding dihydroxy-acid dehydratase; the protein is MSKTWDKSRLPSRHVTEGPARAPHRSYYYAMGLSTKDIKKPFVGVASCWNEAAPCNTALMRQAHAVSEGVKEADGTPREFCTITVTDGIAMGHEGMRSSLVSREVIADSVELTMRGHGYDALVGVAGCDKSLPGMMMAMLRLNVPSVFLYGGSIMPGKFEGKDVTVLDVFEAVGAHAAGNNQMTEEKLHALEKLACPGDGACGGQFTANTMACVSEAIGLALPLSSALPAPYTNRDEYAVESGKAVMRLIESGLRPRDICTREAFENAAIVVAATGGSTNAALHLPAMANECGVKFELKDVAEIFQKTPYIASLKPGGEYVAKDFGEAGGVPMLMKTLHEEGLIHGDCMTVTGKTWAENLEEVTWNPEQKVIYPASKPITKTGGVVGLWGSLAPDGAIVKVAGLEKLQFQGPARVFDGEEACFKAVENKEYEEGDVLVIRYEGAKGGPGMREMLSTTAAIYGQGMGDKVALITDGRFSGATRGFCIGHVGPEAQEGGPIGLLEDGDIITIDAEKGTIDVRLSPAEMADRKRKWEPRQTRYGSGALAKFSKLVGPAHLGAVTHEGFDGERHVYADL
- a CDS encoding GNAT family N-acetyltransferase → MPDTDATDLVVRDATPDDLQAIAALSRKTFCDKFAHLYRREDLDAFLEESHSEAFYRPRLGRADLLIRVAESADGDLGAYLLCGPLSLPAKDPAPGAVELKRLYVDEPLQGQGLGTRFAEEAFVWAKAQGAPQMFLSVFSENHGAQRLYHRMGFEKVDEFWFPVGEHRDLEYLMCWTRA